One Candidatus Kuenenbacteria bacterium HGW-Kuenenbacteria-1 genomic window, CACAAGTAATTGAAAAAAATTATTTTATAATTACTCCAGCAGGCGAAATAAAAAAAGGTATTTTAGGATTTACATATTGGTGTGCTAAACAGAATTTGTCTTTTAAAAAAACTGCTATAGAGTATGTTCAAACTCTTGATAAATATAATTGTTATAAAAAAAGTGGATTAATTAGTGGTTTGCAAAAAATGAAAAATACATTTGAGCGAATAAATCTTGATAAACTTTATTATTTGGATTTTTATAGTATTGAGAGATTTGGCAAAACAAGGTTGGGGCAAATGCTTTTGTATGCAAAACAGAGTCAGAATAGAATATTAATTAAGGAATTAGCTGAGGAAATAAAACCATTGGTTAAAAAAATTATTAGTAAATTTAAAATTAATGCAATTGGTTTTGTGTCACCAACAGTAAAAAGAGAGGTTCAGTTGATAAAAGAATTAAAAAATTTTCTTGGGTTTTCTTTACCGATTATTACTATTATAAAAGTAAAGACACCAATAATTATTCCTCAAAAAACTTTAAATAAACTTAAAGATAGAATTGAAAATGCTCAAAGTACTTTTATTATAGATGAAAATGTAAAATATAATAATATTTTGTTGATTGACGATGCTGTTGGCTCAGGAGCTACTTTAAATGAAATAGCTTGTCAGATTAAGAAAAAAAATATTGCTAAAAAAATAATTGGTTTAGCAATAACAGGCAGTTTTAAAGGTTTTGATGTAATTAGTGAAGTATAGTCAATTTAATATAGTTAGTTGTTGAATAACGCTACGTTATATTATATTATGAATAAAAATTTATTGCTCATTTTCATTCTGTTAATAATTTATCCAGCTTGTCGCGTTGCTAGATTAAATCCAATTGAAGCATTGAGGCATGAATGATTAATGTTTGGATTTACGAAATCCAAACAATTTCTACAAATTATATGAAAATTATTATTTCTAAAAGTTCTTTAGAAACTCATAAAATAGCTAAGAAATTAATTAAAGAATTAAAGCCCGGGAATGTTTTGACTTTAGAGGGAAATTTAGGAAGCGGAAAAACTTGTTTTACTCAAGGATTGGCCCAAGCATTAGGAATAAAAAAAATAATCACTAGCCCAACTTTTTCATTATTAAAAATTTACCCTATTAAACACATGGGAAAAATAAAAAAATTATATCATTTTGATTTATATCGAATATACAACGGAAAAGAACTTTTAGATTTGGGTTTTAATGAAATTTTAGAAAAAAAAGATGGAATTATTGTTATAGAATGGGCAAAACGAGCTCAAAAAATTTTACCTAAAAAAACAATAAATATTAATTTTAAATTTATCAATGAAAATACGAGAGTAATTAAAATAAAGAATAATTAAATTATATCAGAAATAGAATATTAAAATAAATCCAAAATAAAAATTACCTGAAAGTAGATTTTAAAATTAATAAGTGGAAAAATTTTATTTTATTTTTTTTACAATTTGTTTAAATAAATCTCCACGTTCTTTATAATTTCTAAACATACCAAAACTAGCGCAAGCAGTTGATAATAAAACAATATCTCCTGAAACAGCTATTTTTGAAACTTTTTTAATTGCTTGATTAATATTTAAAAATGTTTCAATTTTTTCTTTAGAAAAACCAACATTAATTAATTCTTGCTTAATTCGTTTAGTTGCAACACCATTTAACAAAGCAACAAATTTACATTGTTTTTGAACATATTTAGCTAATTGACTAAAATCAGCTTTTTTGTCTGCACCACCAAGCAAAATAATTATTGGTTGGTTAAAAGATTTAAGAGCTATAATAGTTGCTTCAGGAGTGGTAGCAAAACTATCATCATAATATTTTACTTTTTTTATATTTTTTATTAATTCTATCCTATGTGGTAAGCCTTTAAAATTAGCAACAGCTTTTTCAATTATTTCTTGCTTTATTTTAATAATTTTTGCTACTTCAACAGCTACCGCGATATTTTTTTTATTATGTTCTCCAATTAATTTTGAAATAAGATCAGATTTTTTAAAATAAATAATTTTAGCTTTTGTATTTAATTTAAAATTTGTAGTTTGTAATTTTGAATTTATAATTGCCCAATTTTTCTCATTCTGCCATTTAATTATATTTAATTTTGCATTATAATAATCTTTTAATGTTTTGTGAAAATTTGGATTATTAGGATCAGCAGGAGCTAAATGTTCTGGATAAAAATTTGTTATTGCGCTAATATGAGGGCTAATAGTCATATCTTCAAGCTGAAAACTTGATAATTCTAAAACAACCCAATCAGTTTTTTTTATTTTATTTAAAAAATCAAATGGCGCCACGCCAATATTTCCTCCTAACCAAACTTTTTTATTAGCAGTTTTTAATATTTTATAAATTAAACTTGCAGTTGTGCCTTTACCCTTAGTTCCTGTTATGCCAATAATATTTTTTGTTGGACAAATCTCAAAAAATAATTGCATTGGAGAAGATAAATGGCTTTTAACTTTTGACTTTTGACTTTTGACTTTGTTAATTGGCCAACCTGGAGAGCGAAACAAAATATCAAATTTTTCCAAATTTTTATTATAGTTTTTATTTAATTGCCATTTTAATTTTTTAAATTCCTTATATTTTTTATTTAATTCTTTTTCGCTTCTAGCATCACAAATAGTAAGCTCGCAATTAATTTTTTTATTTAAAATATATTTAATTAAGGCATAATTTTCTATACCTAAACCTAAAAAAGCTATTTTTTTATTTTTTATTTTTTTTAATAAATTTTTTGTATTGAATTTTGATAAAGATTTAAGCATAAATTGTAATTTAGTTTAAAAGTCTTTACTAGATTTTTTAGAAATAAATAATTAAACAATGATTCTTTTTATTAATGGATTAATGCGAGTAACAATTTCATAATTACTGGTGTCACTTAAATGTGCCATTTCGTCAGCCGAAATTTCTAATTTTCCGCTATTTCCAATAATAATTACCTTGTCTCCAATTTTTACATTTTTAATATTTGTAACATCAATGCTAATCATATTCATTGAAACTCGACCAATTATTTTTGCTTCGTTGCCATTAATTAATACTTTTCCAATACTTGAAAAAGATCTTGAAAATCCATGCCAATAGCCAATAGGTAAAATTGCAATTTTTGAAGGACGATGAAGTGTTTCTGTTAAATCATAACCAACACTGCTTCCTTTTGGTAATTTTTTAATTTGGCTGATAATTGTTTTCCAAGATAGCACTGGTTGAAGTTTATTTTTTCTTTTAAATGCTTCT contains:
- a CDS encoding tRNA (adenosine(37)-N6)-threonylcarbamoyltransferase complex ATPase subunit type 1 TsaE, which produces MINVWIYEIQTISTNYMKIIISKSSLETHKIAKKLIKELKPGNVLTLEGNLGSGKTCFTQGLAQALGIKKIITSPTFSLLKIYPIKHMGKIKKLYHFDLYRIYNGKELLDLGFNEILEKKDGIIVIEWAKRAQKILPKKTININFKFINENTRVIKIKNN
- the murD gene encoding UDP-N-acetylmuramoyl-L-alanine--D-glutamate ligase → MLKSLSKFNTKNLLKKIKNKKIAFLGLGIENYALIKYILNKKINCELTICDARSEKELNKKYKEFKKLKWQLNKNYNKNLEKFDILFRSPGWPINKVKSQKSKVKSHLSSPMQLFFEICPTKNIIGITGTKGKGTTASLIYKILKTANKKVWLGGNIGVAPFDFLNKIKKTDWVVLELSSFQLEDMTISPHISAITNFYPEHLAPADPNNPNFHKTLKDYYNAKLNIIKWQNEKNWAIINSKLQTTNFKLNTKAKIIYFKKSDLISKLIGEHNKKNIAVAVEVAKIIKIKQEIIEKAVANFKGLPHRIELIKNIKKVKYYDDSFATTPEATIIALKSFNQPIIILLGGADKKADFSQLAKYVQKQCKFVALLNGVATKRIKQELINVGFSKEKIETFLNINQAIKKVSKIAVSGDIVLLSTACASFGMFRNYKERGDLFKQIVKKIK